A region of the bacterium genome:
CGGGTTCGATTTTGGGGAGCGGCTTGCGCTCGGGTTGCGGCTGTTTCAGTTCCTTGGCGGTCTTGTCTTTTTCGGTATCGACTCTCGAGCGAAGCTCGCGGAGTTTTTCGCGGGCGGATTGGACGGCAGCCTTTTCAGCCTGCTTTTCCTTGATGTCGCGGACGAGTTTTTCGATTTCGCGGCGCGACTCTTCGACCAGTTCTTCAGCTTCATCAAGCGCCTGTTTGCGGGCCTGCGCTTTCGTCTTCTTGAGTTCTTCACTGCGCTGCTCGTAGAGCCTCGCGAGTCCTTCATACTGAGTCATCTTCAGGTCGCTCTCGCGGCGCAGCTTTTCGTATTCTTCGATTTTGCGCGAGAGTTCGCCGACAAGTTCCTCCAAACCAAGTGCGCCGCGATCAAGATAGCCGCGCGCACGCGTCAATACATTTTCGGGGAATCCCACGCGCTGCGCGATTTCCAGCGCATAGCTTGAGCCGGGCAGACCGGATCGAAAGTGATAGGTGGGCATGAGGCTCTCTTCGTCGAAGGCCATCGAGCCGTTGACCATGCCTTCGGTCTCGTGGGCGAAGGCTTTGAGCGCGCCGTGATGTGTAGTGACCAGACTGACCGCGTTCTGCATCGTCCATTCGAGCAGCGTAGCCTGCGCGAGCGCGGCGCCGATGGCGGGGTCGGTCGAGGAGCCGATTTCGTCCACGAGCAGGAGTTTGGGACGCGTGTCGTCTTCGGTCATCTTACGCAAGCGCGCGACGTGACCGGTGAAGGTGGAGAGGTCGCCTTCGATGGATTGCGCATCGCCAATGTCGGCCCAGATAGTTGCGAAGTGCGGGAGCATGCTGCCGGGAGCCGCAGGGATGAAGAAGCCGGCACCGGCCATCAGACTTAAGAGTCCAACGGTTTTCAGTGCGACGGTTTTGCCGCCGGCATTGGGACCGGAGATGACGACGGTGCACACGGGGGCGACTACTTCGACGGAGAGCGGAACCACTTCCTTGAGTTTGCGTTCGCGGACGCGTTCAATCAGGAGCGGATGTCGTGCTTTCCAGAGTCGGATGACGTTATGGTCATTCAGTTCGGGCGCGACAGCTTCCCAACGCAGAGCGAGCCGTGCTCGTGCGAAAAGTTCATCCAGCTCGGACATGACCTCGAGCGAGATGACGATTTCGTCGAGATGTTCATGCACGAGCGCGGTGAGCTTGAGGAGAATTTTGTGGATTTCGCGCTTCTCTTCAAGCTCAAGCTGGCGCAGGCGATTGGAGAGTGGAAGAGTCTCAACAGGTTCGAGAAAGACGGTCGCACCGGACGCGCTGGTGTCCACCATGACACCCTGCACGCGGTGCTTGGCTTCATCCCGCACGGGCAGCACGAGTTTGCCTTCGCGAAAGCTGACGACACTGTCCTGCAGATAGCCTTGCTCCGCCCACTTCTGCATGATGGAGTTGATGCGGTCTTCAAGCTGTTTGTTTTCGCGGCGGCGCTCGGCGCGGATGCGCTTCAGATCGTGTGAGGCATCATCGAAGAGTTCGCCGTCCTGATCGATCGCGGATTCAATCTGGCGGGCGATACGGTCATGATCCCAAAGCCGATCAGCGAGACCGGAAAGTTCTGGCAGTTCCGCAGTGCGGTTGTGTAGTTGTCCGCGAACGCGCGCAATACAGGAGAGAGTCTCGGCGATTTTGCGGAGTTCGAGCGGATCGAGGCTCGCGCCTTCGATACCGGCCCGCGAGAGACTTTCGCGGATATCCGAAAGTCCGTCGATCTGCAATCCGCCGTCGGTTTCGGTAAGGACGCGCACCATTTCGTGCGTGCGGCGAATGAGAAGTTCGGCGCGTTGGCGCGGGAGGGGCACTTCCAGTGACAAAAGCCGCTCCGTCCCAAGAGAAGAAGCGGCCAATCCCGCGGCAATCGTCAGCACGCGCTCCCACTCGAGCGCCTGCAGGGTTTCTTCGCCGATCACACCCACTTCTTTTTCTCCGCCGGTTCCCAGTGCGAAATATCGAAGGCGATTTGTTTGCCGAGTCGGATCAATTTGGATTTGTTCATGTAGGAGCGCATGTTTCCGCTTTGATCGGCCCAGAGAATGACCATGACGAGCACGCTAATCAACAGGATGCCTTTGGCGGTTCCTCCGAAAAGACCGAGGATGCGGTCAGGCCATTTGAGTTTGGTACCGTCGATCCACGTATGCAGCCGATGACCGAAATATGCAAAGATGAGATAGACGAGCAGAAAGAAGAGCAGAAAGACCAGACCTGACGCCCAGCGCAACTCCCAACCGGGTTCCGCGAGCCGACCGGCGAGTGCCTGCAGTTCATCGCGAAAAATGAGGGTCAGGGCCAAACTGACAGCAAGGCCGATGGAGATCATCAGCTCGAACAGGAAGCCTCGGCGAATTCCGCTGATGCCGAAGCCGATGATAAGGAAGATGATGAGGATATCGAGAAGATGCATATGATGTGGTCCAGCCTCAAAATAGGCAAGCTGAGGCACTGGTGCAAGGGTTCAAGAAAAACGCCCGGCGGGAGACTCCGGCCGGGCGAAAGAGGCAGACTTGAACCGATTAGCGGTTTCTCAGCATACGACTGATTTTGCGGATCTTACGCTGACGCTGTCCTTCATCGCGTTTGGCGATTTCGGAGGGTTTCTCATAGAACTGCCGACGCCGGACTTCAGACAGAACTCCGGACTTCTCGCAAGACTTTTGGAAGCGGCGGACCAGCCGTTCCATTGGCTCGCCTTCGCGTGCTTTTACGAAGGGCATATTTGCGTTCACCTCCTTTCGCGTGCGGTTAGGACTTTGGGGTTACGGAAATTTGAATATACGGAGAGCGGTTTTGAGAGTCAACCGTGAGAATGGGTGCAAACATGAACAATAATAAACGATAGAATGCCTCCCGATTGCGCGACTGAAAAATCCGAAATTAAGTTTTTTCATAATTTAGGACATCAGAAGTCCATTTAGGGTTGAATTGACAGGAGCAGGGGAGTTGTGTATCTTAGAGCCTATCATTTAAGGAGATTACTCATGAGAATAGACTATTCCGCACGCGGCGCCGCAGCCACCTGGATATTGTTCGTAATAAGCTTGATTGGTGTGCTGTTTGTTGTTTGGCTGCTCACTGATATTTTTGAGAAGAAACAGGAATCGCGATATTCGTATATCAAGACGCAGGAGCTGGCGTGGGGTGAACCCGACCCCGAAAAGTGGAAGGCGAACTTTCCACGGGAATACACGGCCTATATGAAGACGTTGAAGACGTCTGAGCTTGCGGAGATCAGTCCGTACGCGCGGTACGGGGGGTCGGAGTCTTTCTCGAAGCTTGAGAAGGATCCACGGATGGTGCGGCTGTTCGCGGGGTATGCGTTTTCGATTGACTATAACGAAGAGCGCGGACACATGAACGCGCTGCAGGATATGCTGGAGATCAAGCGTCTGGGCGACAAGAAGCCGGGCACGTGTATGTCCTGCAAGAGTCCTCAGGTGCCGTTGTTCATAGAGGAGCATGGTGCGGAGGCTTTTTACAAGACTCCGGTGAAAGAGCTTGTGGAAAAGCACGGCTTCAAGCATTCGGTGTCGTGCGGGGATTGCCACAATTCCGAGACGATGGAACTGTTGGTCCGCAGGCCGGCGTACATCGAGGCACAGGCTCGGCGCGGCATAGACATCACGAAGCACGACCAGAATTTGAAGCGGACGGACGCCTGCGCGCAATGTCACGTCGAGTATTACTGGCCGAAGGAGACGAACTATTTGACGTTCCCGTGGGATAAGGGACTATCGATCGATTCGATCGAGGCCTATTATGACGCGATCGGGTTCTACGATTGGGTGCACGCGGAAACGGGTGCCAAGATGGTGAAGATGCAGCATCCCGAGTACGAGATGTGGAGCAGTGGAATTCATTCGCGTTCGGGGGTCGGCTGCGCGGATTGCCACATGCCGTATACACGTGAGGGATCGATCAAGATTACGGATCACTGGATCCGCTCGCCATACATGAATCTGACAAACGCTTGTTTGACGTGTCACCGCGAGAGCGAGTCTGAGATGGCGATGCGGATTCGCGAGATACAGGATCGGACGTGGCAGTTGATGGATCGGAGTGAGACGGCAATTATCGCGGCGATTGACGCGATCAAAGCTGCGATTGAAGCTGGAGCGAGTGACGCGGAACTTGAAGAGTGCCGTGCGTTGCATCGTCGAGCGCACATCCGCTGGGATTTTGTGTCTGCCGAGAACTCGATGGGATTCCACAGCCCGCAGGAAGCGACGCGAATGCTTGGTGATGCGATTGATTTCGCGCGGCAGGCTGAACTTTCGGCCACGAAGCTGTTGGCCAAACACGGTAAGCTCGACGTCGCCGCGAACACCCGCTAACTTACGGAGGGCAAGATGAAGAAACCCTCTGGTTTGGCAAGCCTGACGGCGATACTGACGGGCGCATTGTTGGGGCTGGGGCTGTACACGGCCTACTACAGCAAAGCCTATTCGTATCTGCAGGATGATCCCAAGGCGTGCATGAACTGTCACGTGATGAAAGACGCTTTTGACGGCTGGCGCACATCGAGTCACCGCAACGTGACGTGCAATGACTGCCACACGCCGCACGACATTGTCGGAAAGTACTTGACGAAGGTCGAACACGGTGCGCGGCATTCATACGTGTTTACGTTTGAGGATCCGCAGATCTTTCGTTTGAAGAAATCCGGCGAGGAGATTGTGACCAACAACTGTGTGCAATGTCATCAGACGATGGTGAATTCCACACTGCCAACACACCCTGAGGATAGGCGGTGTCTGATTTGTCATGAAGGCATCGCGCACGGCAGATTGGCCAACAGGAGAAGATAACAGCATCTATAATCGGGCGGCTCAGGCGAGTCGCCCGATTTCTTTTTGAATTGTTTCGAAATCAACTGATTAGGGCGCATCGACGCTGATAAAGCCGTTGCATTGAGTCCTCAAAACTTTGTGGACTGAAGAACGTTGGACTCTTGACAATCGTCGAGGGGAGACGTAAATTACTTTCGGTGCACCAAGGGGAATAGTGCATCGGGGAAACTCGCCCAGTCAGGAGGATTTGCATGAAGAGAGCACCATTCACCGTCGCCGCAGGGTTGTGTCTTGCGGTTTTTTTGTGTCCGGGAATCGGGCGTGCGGATCTTTCGCAGGCGGATTGCTCCGACTGTATCCGCATCACCGATGCCACATGCTCGGATGACGGATGCACGACGTTCTTGACTTCGAACTGCAGCCGTCGCGAATTCACTCCGGCCTGCGATGGGATCTATGACCTTTATGCGGCGGTAGTCTCCTGCAGTGATGTCTGCGGCAAGTGCCACAGTTGCGTCAACATATTCAAGCTGGATGGCGCAACTGAGACTTTTCTTGCGAATTGCCACACGCATGAATGTGCGATTGACGATTGCGAAACACCGTGCATTGGTTCTGTGGAGTTGAATACAAGCAGTGTTTATGTCTTGTACGTCTGCAAGCTGTATTGTCCCGGCTACGCAAACGACTGTGTGGATTGCAATGAGTCGTGCGAGGCTATTGGCTGTGTTTCCTACGGGCATACGAGCCTGCCATGCACGCCATGAGTGTACAGTACCTTCGAATAATCATTCTGATGGTTTGGGTGATTACTTTTGAATCGGGTATGTGCGAGGTCCTTTCTGTGCCCGGGGAATATCCCACAATTCAGACGGCGCTTGACTCTTCGGCGAGCGGCGACACCATCCTTGTCGCACCGGGCGTCTATCATGAGTTTCTGCTGGCACCGGCTCACTCGCTGACGTTGAGCGGCTGGTATTCGGGGGATACGCTGCCTGAATTCAGAACGGTTCTGGATCCGATCCCGACCGGTCTGGATACACCGTCCGCCGCAGTCTTCAGCGGCGACTCGGTTTCCATCATGAATTTCGCCTTTTATAATCGGCCGGAGTATCGCGCGTTCGGAGCCTCGACCCGCACGGGCGGTGTGCATTTCAACGGAGTTGCGCTTTTCCTGAAAGATTGCCGCTTTGACTCAGTCTCCCGCGCGATCAAAGGCGGAGACAGGATCTATGCGAGGCGGTGCATCTTTAACGGCTGTTTCCGGCAATGTATAATGCCGGACGTGGGAGCTATGGTGGATTGCCATGACTGCTCGTTTGACGGTGAGGGACTCTGGTTTGTGTGGTGCTACAGCGGCTCCACGCTGCGCAACTGCACATTCCGCTGCAACCGGCTGCAGACGGAGTTCGTGCTCTTTCACGGAAGCAACATCACAATCGCAGACTGCAGGTTTGGCCCGTGTGTAAGCGCCTTTCCCGTTGTGAGTGCCAATCCAATCGAGAATTGCATAATCGAGAATTGTGTCTTTGAAGGAATCGAACGGGCGAGTTCGATGATTTGGGTACTTGCGGATTGCGGAGTACCAAGTGAACACATGCAGATACGCATCCGCGGCAATACCTTCACGGATTATCATGGAATTTCACCGGCGACCGGAACAACAGCAATAAAAGTGGATTGCGACGAACAAGGTCCTTTCATGGTGGGAATCATCGAAGACAATGTTTTCATGGATGGCAGTTCGAATCTCGCCACAGGAATAATGGCGAGTGCCACGATACTGGCAAAAGGAAACTTGTTCTTGGATTTACTTCCAGTGCAGGTTGCGGATGTTCGTGCCTACCATTCCATTACCGACACCCTTTTCGCCCGAGAAAACGAGTTTTACGGTCCCGGAATTGCGGCTGTCTCATCTGCTCCCTATTTCGACGCAAGAGAGAATTGGTGGGGGGACTCGACCGGACCATATCACCCGAACTTGAATCCAAACGGTTTAGGGACGGAAGTTGGAAACGGAGTGGTGTTCGAACCCTGGCTGACGATGCATCCCGATTCCAGCGAAGACACGACCGAAGTCGAGAGTGACAGATTGCCGGCCGCTCTGCCGCAGGTATTTTCGCTGAACGCATTCCCGAATCCGTTCAACGGAGTGACGACGCTCTCGTTTACGCTCGGTCGCGAGCAGGCCGTCGAGATCAGGATCTTCGACCTGCTCGGGAAGCAGGTGGAGTCATTGGTCAATGAACGGTTCACAGCGGGAACACATCACATCATGTTCGAAGGAAGCGAATTGCCCAGCGGCCTATACTTCGCGAGATTGGTGACTCCGCAGACTTCCACCACGACGAAGCTGATTCTACTCAAGTAGCCTCGCCAGAGGAAAGAGAAACAAAAGCCCGCTCGAATGAGCGGGCTTGTCAGTTTTGCGAAAGTGCGGAAGAATTACTTCGCGGTCTCTTTCTCGTAGTTGGCGAAGTTGTAGACAATCCCGACTGAGAGTGCCTGCTTCAGGCGGCCACCGAGGTCCACTTCTTTGTCGTACAGCAATTGCCATGCGAGTCCGACATTGATCAGCGAAGAAACCTTCACTCTGAAGATGTTGTCCCAATTGGCATCCGCGGTTTTCCAGTAGTCATTGGGAAGCTCATCTTTCTTCGAATTAAAGAGCGCCTGAAACAGCGTCAGTTTTGAGTTAAAGCTGTATTTGCTGTTAGCGGAACCGAGGAGCAAGTCCGTGACCCATTCCACACCGCCGTCCACCGTAGTCTCGGAAAGTGTAGCGGGTTCCGCGCTCAAGGTATCCGCAGGGTCGTCAAATCGTACGATGCGTTGACGCAAACCGAGACCGAGTCGGGTGGTCAGCTTGGTCTGGTCGGGCACTTCAATAATCGTTCTGGCAAGACCGGACGATTCGGTCAGCTCAATCGGATTCACGTAACGAGACGTGTACGGACTGGAGGCATCCAGAAACTGTGATTCGAAGGTGAATGCGAAATAGGGATCGGCGAACCAACCCTTGGTCAATTTCATGATCGCATCGTAGCGAATCTTATCTTCCGATTTGGTCGGTTTCTGCCAGTCTTTGGTTTCCTTGTGCTGAATGTGAGTCTGTCCAAAGGACAACTTCACGTCATGCTGCGTGTACCAATTGCGCGTGAGTTGACGGCTGGAGATACTGTTGTAGAAGGCAGTCCAATTGATCGAACCGGCTTCGCCACCCGTCCAGTTGTCAGAATACGAAGATTGCGTTGTCACGAGGCCGGTTGAGATGTCCGTTTTCCACGGACCCGGATCCGGTTGTGCGGCATGAGCAAGTGCGCAAATCAGACAAGTCGCGAGGAAAGCCAACGGCATTCTCATAGACATATTCATTTCCAAGGTCAATTACTTTTTCAACA
Encoded here:
- a CDS encoding endonuclease MutS2, with the protein product MIGEETLQALEWERVLTIAAGLAASSLGTERLLSLEVPLPRQRAELLIRRTHEMVRVLTETDGGLQIDGLSDIRESLSRAGIEGASLDPLELRKIAETLSCIARVRGQLHNRTAELPELSGLADRLWDHDRIARQIESAIDQDGELFDDASHDLKRIRAERRRENKQLEDRINSIMQKWAEQGYLQDSVVSFREGKLVLPVRDEAKHRVQGVMVDTSASGATVFLEPVETLPLSNRLRQLELEEKREIHKILLKLTALVHEHLDEIVISLEVMSELDELFARARLALRWEAVAPELNDHNVIRLWKARHPLLIERVRERKLKEVVPLSVEVVAPVCTVVISGPNAGGKTVALKTVGLLSLMAGAGFFIPAAPGSMLPHFATIWADIGDAQSIEGDLSTFTGHVARLRKMTEDDTRPKLLLVDEIGSSTDPAIGAALAQATLLEWTMQNAVSLVTTHHGALKAFAHETEGMVNGSMAFDEESLMPTYHFRSGLPGSSYALEIAQRVGFPENVLTRARGYLDRGALGLEELVGELSRKIEEYEKLRRESDLKMTQYEGLARLYEQRSEELKKTKAQARKQALDEAEELVEESRREIEKLVRDIKEKQAEKAAVQSAREKLRELRSRVDTEKDKTAKELKQPQPERKPLPKIEPGVRVAVEGVEGDGVVTALQRNGKRVEVEMNGMRLWFDAHKLFQPQAQPKKPKSADVNVNVKMSGDRITGQLDLRGKLGDEAIPIIDHYLAVAAEQGYPSVKIVHGKGTGALRVRVREFLATHPLVKEMYDGGANQDDFGSTIVELF
- a CDS encoding CvpA family protein translates to MHLLDILIIFLIIGFGISGIRRGFLFELMISIGLAVSLALTLIFRDELQALAGRLAEPGWELRWASGLVFLLFFLLVYLIFAYFGHRLHTWIDGTKLKWPDRILGLFGGTAKGILLISVLVMVILWADQSGNMRSYMNKSKLIRLGKQIAFDISHWEPAEKKKWV
- the rpsU gene encoding 30S ribosomal protein S21, translated to MPFVKAREGEPMERLVRRFQKSCEKSGVLSEVRRRQFYEKPSEIAKRDEGQRQRKIRKISRMLRNR
- a CDS encoding ammonia-forming cytochrome c nitrite reductase subunit c552 — translated: MFVISLIGVLFVVWLLTDIFEKKQESRYSYIKTQELAWGEPDPEKWKANFPREYTAYMKTLKTSELAEISPYARYGGSESFSKLEKDPRMVRLFAGYAFSIDYNEERGHMNALQDMLEIKRLGDKKPGTCMSCKSPQVPLFIEEHGAEAFYKTPVKELVEKHGFKHSVSCGDCHNSETMELLVRRPAYIEAQARRGIDITKHDQNLKRTDACAQCHVEYYWPKETNYLTFPWDKGLSIDSIEAYYDAIGFYDWVHAETGAKMVKMQHPEYEMWSSGIHSRSGVGCADCHMPYTREGSIKITDHWIRSPYMNLTNACLTCHRESESEMAMRIREIQDRTWQLMDRSETAIIAAIDAIKAAIEAGASDAELEECRALHRRAHIRWDFVSAENSMGFHSPQEATRMLGDAIDFARQAELSATKLLAKHGKLDVAANTR
- the nrfH gene encoding cytochrome c nitrite reductase small subunit, with the translated sequence MKKPSGLASLTAILTGALLGLGLYTAYYSKAYSYLQDDPKACMNCHVMKDAFDGWRTSSHRNVTCNDCHTPHDIVGKYLTKVEHGARHSYVFTFEDPQIFRLKKSGEEIVTNNCVQCHQTMVNSTLPTHPEDRRCLICHEGIAHGRLANRRR
- a CDS encoding T9SS type A sorting domain-containing protein, with the translated sequence MHAMSVQYLRIIILMVWVITFESGMCEVLSVPGEYPTIQTALDSSASGDTILVAPGVYHEFLLAPAHSLTLSGWYSGDTLPEFRTVLDPIPTGLDTPSAAVFSGDSVSIMNFAFYNRPEYRAFGASTRTGGVHFNGVALFLKDCRFDSVSRAIKGGDRIYARRCIFNGCFRQCIMPDVGAMVDCHDCSFDGEGLWFVWCYSGSTLRNCTFRCNRLQTEFVLFHGSNITIADCRFGPCVSAFPVVSANPIENCIIENCVFEGIERASSMIWVLADCGVPSEHMQIRIRGNTFTDYHGISPATGTTAIKVDCDEQGPFMVGIIEDNVFMDGSSNLATGIMASATILAKGNLFLDLLPVQVADVRAYHSITDTLFARENEFYGPGIAAVSSAPYFDARENWWGDSTGPYHPNLNPNGLGTEVGNGVVFEPWLTMHPDSSEDTTEVESDRLPAALPQVFSLNAFPNPFNGVTTLSFTLGREQAVEIRIFDLLGKQVESLVNERFTAGTHHIMFEGSELPSGLYFARLVTPQTSTTTKLILLK